From the genome of Ectobacillus sp. JY-23, one region includes:
- the coaE gene encoding dephospho-CoA kinase (Dephospho-CoA kinase (CoaE) performs the final step in coenzyme A biosynthesis.), producing MTVIIGLTGGIASGKSTVAKMFRAYDIPVIDADEIAKAVVVQGTSTYKKIVQAFGKQVLQEDGGIDRAKLGAIIFNDEKQRNTLNQIVHPAVRQEMLIQRDQYIKEGVSAVVLDIPLLYESNLMYLVEKVLVVWVDEQTQLQRLMKRNNFLQEEAQARVHSQMSLEKKKEMADYIIDNTGSIENTEAQLRCILQEWGL from the coding sequence ATGACAGTTATAATCGGTTTGACAGGGGGAATTGCGAGCGGAAAGAGCACTGTAGCCAAAATGTTTAGGGCATACGATATTCCGGTCATTGATGCAGATGAAATTGCGAAAGCGGTGGTAGTGCAAGGAACATCTACATATAAGAAAATTGTACAAGCATTCGGCAAGCAGGTGCTGCAAGAAGACGGAGGCATAGATCGGGCGAAGCTTGGTGCAATTATTTTTAATGATGAAAAGCAACGAAATACATTAAATCAGATTGTGCATCCCGCCGTTCGACAGGAAATGCTCATACAGCGAGATCAATACATAAAAGAGGGAGTAAGTGCAGTCGTTCTGGATATTCCCCTTTTATATGAAAGTAATTTAATGTATTTAGTTGAAAAAGTACTTGTTGTTTGGGTTGATGAGCAGACACAATTACAGCGATTAATGAAACGAAATAACTTTTTGCAAGAAGAAGCACAAGCTCGAGTTCATTCGCAAATGTCTTTGGAAAAGAAGAAGGAAATGGCAGATTATATTATTGATAATACAGGTTCTATTGAGAATACAGAAGCCCAATTAAGATGCATTTTACAAGAATGGGGTTTGTAA